A stretch of DNA from Rathayibacter sp. VKM Ac-2762:
TGGCTGACCGCGAACCCGCAGAGCTTCACCCGCATGGTCAGCGGCCGCCTGCCGAGCTGGCTGCCCTCCGCGGTCAGCCGAGCGGTGGACGAGCGGCTGTACCGCGAGGCGCTCGTCTTCGTCGCCGCGGTGCGCGAGGACCAGGTGCACCCGTTCCGGATCGCGATCGACGGCTACCTCGCCACGCTGGCGCAGGATCTGGGCACCGACCCCGACCTGATCGCCCGGGTCGAGGAGATCAAGAACCGCGCCTTCGACAGCCCGCGCGTCCGCGAGCTCGCCGGGGACGCCTGGGAGGCGACGAAGGCCTCCCTCCTCGGCGCGATGGACGACCCGTCGAGCCCCCTCCGCGGCAGCATCGAGTCGATCGTGGTCGATCTGGGCCGCCGGCTCTCGACCGACGCCGGTCTCGCGGCGACCGTCGACTCCTGGATCGGATCGGTAGCGGCCAACCTGGTCGACCGCTACCGCACCGACATCGCCAGCATCATCGGCGACACCATCCACCGCTGGGACCCGCGCGAGACGTCCGAGAAGCTCGAGCTGCAGGTCGGGAAGGACCTCCAGTTCATCCGGATCAACGGCACCGTCGTGGGCTCCCTGGCCGGGCTGGTCATCTTCACCGTCGCGCACGCGCTGCTCGGCTCGTGAAGCGGGGCGCCCGGGCCCGCTCCGCAAGCCCTCGTCGACGTCGGTGGTCGGGCGTACGGTCGCACCATGAGCGATGACAACACCACCGATCCCGATGTCAAGACCGAGGGCGACGTCCTCGGCGCCCGTGCCGACGACGGCAGCGACACCAGCGCCAGCAAGGACCCGTCCGACTGGGTCACCGGCGACGAGCCGATGACCGGCCCGCAGCGCAG
This window harbors:
- a CDS encoding DUF445 domain-containing protein, translated to MTTLAAVGRDDEAKRVALVRMKRLATGLLVVMAVVFAVSFALQERYPWLQWVRAASEGGMVGALADWFAVTALFRRPLGLPIPHTAIIPTKKDEIGASLAQFVEENFLRGAIVREKLDSFGIARRAGLWLAEPENAHRVGGESAAAVRSAIALLDDSDVQRVIEALARRHLLDPQWGPPLGSLVGSVVEAGHHRRLVDTLVEQAEAWLTANPQSFTRMVSGRLPSWLPSAVSRAVDERLYREALVFVAAVREDQVHPFRIAIDGYLATLAQDLGTDPDLIARVEEIKNRAFDSPRVRELAGDAWEATKASLLGAMDDPSSPLRGSIESIVVDLGRRLSTDAGLAATVDSWIGSVAANLVDRYRTDIASIIGDTIHRWDPRETSEKLELQVGKDLQFIRINGTVVGSLAGLVIFTVAHALLGS
- a CDS encoding DUF3072 domain-containing protein, with translation MSDDNTTDPDVKTEGDVLGARADDGSDTSASKDPSDWVTGDEPMTGPQRSYLDTLAREAGETLPADLTKAQASEHIDRLQSSTGRGDGSNGHD